ATCTCCTCATGTCTCCGCACGGGAGCGGGTGGGTGACTTTTTGCCTGGGTACGagggtagattttttttttttttctacttcgTGCATCTCGGGTGGATGGGGTACGGGGTCCCCATGTCCCGGGATGTGGTACCTCGGGGTGGGCGGAGGTGCCGCGGGCACCATGGGGCGGACACGGGTGGGCGGGGAGCTCTGCAGGGTCCTCTTCGCCCCATCCCTCGCTGCAGGACGGACATGAGCGCAGAGCACACCTGGGGTGCGGTTTCTTTTGCCCTGGGGTGGGTTAAGGTTCTTTTGCCGCTCCGGCTTGGGGCGCGGAGCTCCCACGGGATGGCCTGGGGTCGGGTCCCATTGCCCTGGGGGTGGTGCGGAGCTCCCCGGGGGTGGACTGTGCCCTGAGTGCAGAACCCCAGCGGGGGTGGGTCGGGGCTCCCTCGCCCCCGTTGCCACGGGGAGCATCGGGCCCCCTCTGAGTGCTGCCGCCTCCCGCAGTGCTGGCTGCCCCGCTGCTGTACGAGACGTGCCCGCTGCCCGTCATCCCCCCGCCCGAAGTGCTCGGCCCCGGTGCTTACTATCCGCCACTGGTGTGGGACGCGGGGCTTCTCTCCAGCCTCTTCCCGGGCGGCCCGGGCAGTGAGGCGGCGGGCGGAGCGGCTCCTGCCCTGGACCTGACCGCCCTCTCCAGCGAGGAGGATGAAGGCAAGAGCTCGgggccccccagcccagcctcggcccccgccgccgccgagCGCTTCCGCTGCGCCCAGTGTGCCAAGGCTTACTCCACCTTCGCCGGGCTCTCCAAGCACAAGCAATTGCACTGCGACGCCCAGGCCAGGAAATCCTTCAGCTGCAAGTACTGCGAGAAGGAATACGTGAGCCTGGGGGCTCTCAAGATGCACATCCGGAGC
This sequence is a window from Apus apus isolate bApuApu2 chromosome 15, bApuApu2.pri.cur, whole genome shotgun sequence. Protein-coding genes within it:
- the SNAI1 gene encoding zinc finger protein SNAI1: MPRSFLVKKHFSASKKPNYSELESQAVLAAPLLYETCPLPVIPPPEVLGPGAYYPPLVWDAGLLSSLFPGGPGSEAAGGAAPALDLTALSSEEDEGKSSGPPSPASAPAAAERFRCAQCAKAYSTFAGLSKHKQLHCDAQARKSFSCKYCEKEYVSLGALKMHIRSHTLPCVCKMCGKAFSRPWLLQGHIRTHTGEKPFSCTHCNRAFADRSNLRAHLQTHSDVKKYQCKTCSRTFSRMSLLHKHEETGCSGSR